A window of Lacibacter sediminis contains these coding sequences:
- the rmuC gene encoding DNA recombination protein RmuC, whose protein sequence is MTASVLYISFSLISLIVGALIGWLISQTKSGKSVALLTEKSRQLESAYNELVQSNQKLSVEREDYFGRLQAISGKVAVLELEQAKAHQLQLDYQAALNQLAAMKEQLNAANEKLETQKQDVEQLGEKFRFEFKNLAQGILDEKTQKFTEANEKNMKAILDPLKSEIVGFKQKVEETYDKESKERFTLGREVQKLVESSQLVSEQAHNLSTALKGNKKLQGNWGEMILETILENSGLIKGLHFQVQDFIRDAAGIIIKDENGKGLQPDVTIYYPDERKVIIDSKVSLIAYEASISADLPEDSAKLMEEHIRAIKGHVDGLSRKNYPKYAKALDYVLMFVPIEPAFLEALKADPTLWKYAYDKGIILVSPTNLLAILKIVEEMWKVDKQTKNAEAIAEQAGAIYEKFVGFLSNFKSVGDSLGAAQRTYEDAYKQLSTGKGNFSRQVERLKDMGAKTVKHIPTDFLLEE, encoded by the coding sequence ATGACAGCATCTGTCCTGTACATTAGTTTCTCCCTTATTTCTTTAATCGTAGGCGCTTTAATTGGTTGGCTCATCAGCCAGACCAAATCCGGTAAATCTGTCGCCTTGTTAACAGAAAAAAGCAGGCAACTTGAAAGTGCATATAATGAATTAGTCCAATCCAATCAGAAACTGAGTGTTGAAAGGGAGGATTATTTTGGTCGCCTGCAGGCAATAAGCGGCAAAGTTGCTGTTCTTGAACTGGAACAAGCGAAGGCGCATCAACTGCAGCTGGATTATCAAGCCGCTTTAAATCAACTTGCTGCCATGAAGGAACAGTTGAATGCAGCTAATGAAAAGCTGGAAACCCAGAAGCAGGATGTAGAACAGTTGGGTGAGAAGTTTCGCTTTGAGTTTAAAAATTTAGCACAAGGGATTCTCGATGAGAAGACGCAAAAATTTACCGAGGCAAATGAGAAAAATATGAAGGCCATTCTGGATCCGCTGAAATCTGAAATTGTCGGATTCAAACAAAAAGTAGAAGAAACCTATGATAAAGAAAGTAAAGAACGTTTTACACTTGGTCGTGAAGTGCAGAAATTAGTAGAGAGTAGTCAATTGGTGAGCGAGCAGGCGCATAATTTATCAACTGCATTAAAGGGTAATAAAAAGTTGCAGGGTAATTGGGGAGAAATGATTCTTGAAACTATTCTTGAAAACAGTGGTTTGATCAAGGGGCTTCATTTCCAGGTACAGGATTTTATCAGAGATGCTGCAGGAATAATTATCAAAGATGAAAACGGCAAAGGACTGCAACCCGATGTGACGATTTATTACCCCGATGAACGTAAAGTGATTATTGATTCAAAGGTTTCGCTGATTGCTTATGAGGCTTCAATAAGTGCCGACCTTCCGGAAGATTCTGCGAAGCTGATGGAAGAACATATACGGGCAATAAAAGGTCATGTGGATGGACTAAGCAGGAAGAACTATCCGAAATATGCCAAAGCACTTGATTATGTATTGATGTTTGTTCCAATTGAGCCCGCATTTTTAGAAGCATTGAAAGCAGATCCGACGCTTTGGAAATATGCTTACGACAAAGGAATTATTTTAGTCAGTCCAACAAATCTGCTTGCCATTTTAAAGATCGTCGAAGAAATGTGGAAGGTGGATAAACAAACCAAAAATGCAGAAGCAATAGCCGAACAGGCGGGTGCCATTTATGAAAAATTTGTCGGCTTCCTATCCAATTTCAAATCAGTTGGCGATTCCTTAGGCGCAGCTCAACGAACCTATGAAGATGCATACAAGCAACTGTCAACAGGCAAAGGTAATTTTTCACGTCAGGTTGAACGACTGAAAGACATGGGTGCCAAAACAGTGAAACATATTCCAACTGATTTTTTGTTGGAGGAATAA
- a CDS encoding DNA adenine methylase → MQLKVNSDPQIVPFLKWPGGKRWFVNNYCNLLPSSYNTYIEPFLGSGAVYFYLKPNKAILSDLNPDVIAVYGSIKTDFKFIKRSLQYHQRKHNEDYYYQVRKKKTISECQQGSKMLYLNRTCFNGIYRVNQNGEFNVPIGSKQAVLLDTDNFESISKLLQSADIFKSDFEVVIDKAKSGDFVFADPPYTVRHNLNGFIKYNEQLFSWEDQERLAAALLRAKNRGVKIVLTNANHSSIKELYEGLGFHLQVVSRYSSIAANGANRKQFEELVILSHPNK, encoded by the coding sequence GTGCAATTGAAGGTAAACTCTGACCCACAAATTGTGCCATTCTTAAAATGGCCTGGCGGCAAACGCTGGTTCGTAAACAACTATTGTAATTTATTACCTTCTAGTTATAACACATACATAGAACCCTTTCTTGGCAGTGGTGCGGTTTATTTTTATCTAAAGCCGAACAAGGCCATCCTCTCTGATTTAAATCCTGATGTCATTGCAGTATATGGCAGCATAAAAACCGATTTTAAATTCATCAAAAGGAGCCTTCAATACCATCAAAGGAAACACAATGAGGATTATTATTATCAGGTAAGAAAAAAGAAAACAATCAGCGAGTGCCAACAGGGTTCCAAAATGCTTTATTTGAATCGCACTTGTTTCAATGGAATTTATCGTGTTAATCAAAATGGTGAGTTTAACGTACCCATTGGCAGTAAACAAGCCGTCTTATTAGACACAGATAATTTTGAATCTATTTCAAAGCTTCTTCAATCAGCAGATATCTTTAAGTCAGATTTTGAAGTAGTTATAGACAAGGCAAAAAGCGGTGATTTTGTTTTTGCAGATCCTCCTTACACAGTGAGACATAATTTAAATGGCTTTATCAAATATAATGAACAGTTATTTTCATGGGAAGATCAAGAAAGATTAGCTGCAGCCTTGCTTAGAGCGAAAAATAGAGGCGTAAAAATCGTGCTAACGAATGCTAATCATTCTTCCATCAAAGAGTTGTATGAAGGACTTGGCTTCCATCTCCAGGTTGTTTCAAGATACTCCTCAATAGCTGCTAATGGAGCCAATCGTAAGCAATTTGAAGAACTTGTTATTTTATCACATCCAAATAAATGA
- a CDS encoding ATP-binding protein produces MSQGSVTQLLNNTSISGNPIESLRSFLDTEARMEAAKQLDKMRFVGYVLELGYDTAKIITSDPYKLAVGGIPRGSFLIMTPINAGNTPLHFTLLRVNGVSPTPLTMQVQQTYFELHKKSMPELDRWTQSELQWGALSCNVLGMFYANPGDNQKLAFSGDVNNVVSAHRYKVFAPDDELLKLIVDGMVNIDHKYSIGVLRTMECGLFSPGAAGKIPVSISMRDFMGTRTAMFGKTRLGKSNVVKLIAQGLIETTGTKKNVGQIIFDINGEYANDNPQDGNKSIRSAYEDRCKVYALTERAETPSLPLRLNFYEQPDSIIEVIASMLATDNKNANYIKSFASVKLPAISSIVTMEEGDKCRAIRKVQLFWAILKKAGFPADERKLRALGLTSRNAKNFNPSFKADLRTQAYLHQGQNAAPAQPDSLDQLVTEMEVMAQFRRDNGSSPLLKSGSGKDIFDADDVAMLDFLNPNSGSGPSILRSYITYHSPNAGDFLIEILKLIDVGTTVILDLGNATDQIRRYFADMISKEVFGHQEKKFVENKLEDHFIQLYFEEAHNLFPPDGKDLTGVYARFAKEGAKFHVGMIYSTQSPSTINKELLAQTENFFVGHLSSQDETRALSRVQIAFDGSEEDILKAKTPGYMRMLTMSHRFVIPIQANKFEATASVVKPLN; encoded by the coding sequence ATGTCTCAAGGATCTGTAACCCAATTGTTAAATAACACATCTATCAGCGGCAATCCGATCGAATCTTTAAGAAGCTTTCTGGATACGGAAGCACGCATGGAGGCTGCAAAGCAATTAGACAAAATGCGATTTGTTGGGTATGTACTGGAATTAGGGTACGACACAGCAAAAATAATCACAAGTGACCCATATAAGCTTGCTGTTGGAGGAATTCCCCGTGGCTCTTTCCTCATTATGACACCCATTAATGCAGGTAATACACCATTGCATTTTACTTTGCTGCGTGTAAATGGTGTGTCGCCAACTCCTCTTACAATGCAGGTTCAACAAACTTACTTTGAGCTTCATAAGAAGTCTATGCCTGAACTGGACCGATGGACACAAAGTGAATTACAATGGGGTGCTTTAAGCTGTAATGTGCTGGGTATGTTTTATGCAAACCCAGGAGACAATCAAAAGCTTGCTTTTTCGGGTGACGTTAATAATGTTGTAAGTGCTCACAGGTACAAAGTCTTTGCACCCGATGATGAATTATTGAAGTTAATCGTAGACGGAATGGTAAATATCGATCATAAGTATTCGATTGGTGTGTTGAGAACTATGGAATGTGGATTGTTCAGCCCAGGCGCAGCTGGAAAAATTCCTGTTTCAATATCGATGCGTGACTTTATGGGAACTCGTACGGCTATGTTTGGAAAAACAAGGTTAGGTAAATCGAATGTCGTAAAACTAATTGCTCAGGGGCTGATAGAAACTACAGGTACTAAAAAAAATGTTGGTCAGATAATTTTTGACATTAATGGTGAATATGCAAATGATAATCCGCAAGATGGAAACAAATCTATCCGCTCAGCGTATGAGGACCGTTGCAAGGTATATGCCCTTACGGAGAGAGCTGAAACACCGTCGCTCCCATTAAGATTAAATTTTTACGAGCAACCTGATAGCATTATCGAGGTCATTGCCTCGATGTTAGCAACTGACAACAAAAATGCAAATTATATAAAAAGCTTTGCTAGTGTTAAGCTTCCTGCAATCAGTTCCATTGTTACAATGGAAGAAGGGGATAAGTGCAGGGCCATCAGGAAAGTTCAATTATTTTGGGCGATTCTGAAAAAAGCCGGTTTCCCAGCTGATGAAAGGAAGCTCAGGGCACTCGGGCTGACAAGCCGAAATGCCAAAAACTTTAATCCGTCATTTAAAGCAGACTTAAGAACTCAGGCTTATTTGCATCAAGGGCAAAACGCCGCACCTGCCCAGCCAGATTCATTAGATCAACTTGTTACCGAAATGGAGGTAATGGCCCAGTTTCGCCGTGATAATGGCAGCAGTCCACTTTTAAAATCAGGTAGCGGAAAAGATATTTTTGACGCTGATGATGTAGCAATGTTGGACTTCTTAAATCCCAATTCTGGTTCTGGGCCTTCGATATTAAGGTCTTACATCACCTACCATTCACCCAATGCCGGCGATTTTTTAATTGAGATACTCAAATTAATTGATGTTGGGACCACTGTGATCTTAGATCTTGGCAATGCTACAGATCAGATCAGGAGGTATTTTGCTGATATGATTTCCAAAGAGGTTTTCGGGCACCAGGAAAAAAAGTTTGTAGAAAATAAACTGGAGGATCATTTTATCCAATTATATTTTGAAGAGGCACACAACCTATTTCCGCCTGACGGGAAAGATCTAACAGGAGTGTATGCACGATTCGCCAAAGAAGGTGCTAAGTTTCATGTAGGTATGATATACTCGACACAGTCGCCATCAACAATTAATAAAGAATTACTTGCACAAACGGAAAACTTCTTTGTAGGTCATTTGTCGAGTCAGGATGAAACAAGGGCATTGTCCAGAGTTCAAATTGCATTCGACGGTAGCGAAGAGGATATTTTAAAAGCGAAGACCCCCGGGTACATGCGGATGTTAACCATGTCACACCGATTTGTCATCCCTATCCAAGCGAATAAATTCGAAGCCACAGCTTCTGTTGTTAAACCATTAAATTAA
- a CDS encoding UvrD-helicase domain-containing protein yields the protein MNKRVNITIEELWAIHKFSPNDNQREAILYGEGPLLLTAGPGSGKTRVLLWRTLNLIVFHAVAPEEIFLATFTEKAAQQLKDGLRTLLGTVTNLTGKPYDISKMSLGTVHSICQSLITDRRFSSGRVRKNSPILMDSLSQYFKIYQKRFWQELWVSGEFTDEESANLAITKYLLGKEINSRHVAVTECIALFNRFSEENIIPDAVQTNDVSLRGLLKMYSYYRNSLQINPNTKQVDFSLLQQEAFTAIENFTHSGNVFKYLIIDEYQDTNAIQEKLYFSLAKGSKNICVVGDDDQALYRFRGATVENLVEFENRCKQNIGIKPKRIDLDINYRSRKNIVDLYTHFIVQTDWKNPTKKGSHFRVHDKVIKAHSKDAKPSVVVSERDKADNVYAEIAQLVVDLKRTGKITDYNQCAFLFPSMKFRGEINTRVAGFQAAFENLGVPVYAPRAGSFVEVDEARAIFGLFLKIFDRPHYGATGSQNIIKFRNWMIGCMQYADNLMKEDKLLKEYVEDRKNDVATALADYNLLLALVKKKKWNVKDPFQFSMIRDFAEVAKLSPKAKKNLTNSYFRKVIELKEKENKPYSIDYIINRTTSLDWTVLDLFYQLNGFRHFRDMYLLAEDGTDEGPVCNLGLLSQYLSRFMEQYGTLLTASFMSDEKFVRVFFASYVYALYRLGESEYEDADDPFPKGRVPFLTIHQSKGLEFPVVVLGAVYKGEKPPDKKEVIVRHLLNKEGEPLDRISHFDNMRMFYVGLSRAQNLLVLPRYTYAAAATDIFKNIFENYPLQKIADLDLKHIPVADEAKQDLGKSYSYTSDYLLYNKCPRNYMIFKKYGFVPSRSQTMLFGSLVHQTIEDLHHLLIYERKNAAV from the coding sequence ATGAATAAGAGGGTAAATATCACAATCGAGGAATTATGGGCAATCCATAAGTTTTCACCGAACGACAATCAAAGGGAGGCCATTCTTTATGGGGAAGGTCCTCTATTGCTTACTGCAGGTCCGGGTTCAGGCAAAACGAGGGTACTTCTGTGGCGAACATTAAATTTAATTGTTTTTCATGCTGTGGCGCCTGAAGAGATATTTCTGGCAACCTTCACTGAAAAAGCTGCTCAACAACTAAAAGATGGACTGCGTACGCTCCTCGGAACAGTAACTAATCTTACCGGCAAGCCTTATGATATTTCGAAAATGTCATTGGGCACAGTTCACTCAATTTGTCAATCATTGATAACAGATAGAAGGTTCTCTTCGGGACGTGTTCGAAAAAATTCCCCCATTTTAATGGATAGCCTTTCGCAATACTTTAAGATTTATCAAAAAAGATTTTGGCAGGAATTATGGGTTAGTGGTGAATTTACTGATGAAGAATCTGCTAACCTCGCTATCACAAAATATTTATTAGGCAAAGAGATCAATTCCCGTCATGTTGCGGTAACCGAATGTATTGCCCTCTTTAATCGATTTTCTGAAGAGAATATCATCCCGGACGCTGTCCAAACCAATGACGTTTCTTTGAGGGGATTATTAAAAATGTATTCCTATTATAGAAATTCACTTCAAATTAACCCTAACACAAAACAAGTCGATTTTTCACTGTTACAGCAAGAGGCTTTCACGGCTATAGAAAACTTCACTCATTCCGGCAATGTATTCAAATACCTGATTATTGATGAGTACCAGGACACAAATGCTATTCAGGAGAAATTATACTTTTCGTTGGCGAAGGGTTCAAAAAATATTTGTGTAGTGGGTGATGATGACCAAGCCCTGTATCGCTTTCGAGGTGCTACTGTAGAAAACCTTGTTGAATTTGAAAACAGATGCAAGCAGAATATTGGAATAAAACCCAAACGGATTGACCTTGATATAAATTATCGTTCAAGAAAAAACATCGTCGACCTCTATACACATTTCATCGTTCAAACAGACTGGAAAAATCCAACAAAGAAGGGAAGTCATTTCCGTGTACATGATAAAGTAATCAAGGCACACAGCAAGGACGCCAAACCTTCGGTAGTAGTTTCAGAAAGAGACAAAGCAGATAACGTATATGCTGAAATCGCCCAGTTGGTAGTCGATTTAAAACGGACTGGGAAAATTACTGACTATAATCAATGTGCTTTCCTCTTTCCCTCGATGAAATTCAGAGGTGAAATTAATACAAGGGTTGCAGGTTTTCAGGCAGCATTTGAAAATTTAGGCGTTCCTGTTTACGCACCACGTGCAGGAAGTTTTGTAGAGGTAGATGAAGCAAGGGCCATCTTTGGATTGTTCCTGAAAATATTCGATCGACCTCACTATGGCGCTACGGGCAGCCAAAATATCATCAAATTCCGTAATTGGATGATTGGATGTATGCAATATGCTGATAACTTAATGAAAGAAGATAAACTGCTGAAAGAGTATGTTGAAGATAGAAAAAACGATGTAGCCACCGCTTTAGCTGATTACAATTTACTGCTTGCGTTGGTTAAAAAGAAGAAATGGAATGTAAAAGACCCTTTCCAGTTTTCTATGATCAGGGATTTCGCAGAAGTGGCAAAACTCTCACCTAAAGCGAAAAAGAATCTCACCAATTCTTACTTCAGAAAAGTTATTGAACTAAAAGAAAAGGAAAACAAACCATACAGCATTGATTACATCATCAACCGTACTACCTCATTGGATTGGACCGTATTGGATTTATTCTATCAACTAAATGGCTTTCGCCATTTCAGGGACATGTATCTGCTGGCAGAAGACGGTACAGATGAAGGTCCGGTTTGCAACCTTGGCTTGCTGTCGCAATACCTGTCACGGTTCATGGAGCAATACGGAACTTTATTGACTGCATCTTTCATGTCAGATGAAAAATTTGTTCGGGTATTCTTCGCCTCGTACGTTTATGCATTGTATCGCCTTGGTGAAAGTGAATACGAAGATGCAGATGATCCCTTTCCAAAAGGCAGGGTTCCTTTTTTAACCATTCACCAATCAAAAGGCCTTGAGTTTCCGGTAGTGGTATTAGGTGCTGTTTACAAGGGGGAGAAACCGCCAGATAAAAAGGAAGTAATTGTGCGGCATTTATTGAATAAAGAAGGAGAACCTTTAGATCGTATTTCTCACTTCGATAATATGCGAATGTTTTATGTGGGTCTTTCCAGGGCGCAAAACCTTTTGGTATTGCCCCGATATACTTATGCTGCTGCAGCCACAGATATTTTCAAAAACATTTTTGAAAACTATCCACTACAGAAGATTGCTGACCTTGATTTAAAGCATATACCCGTGGCAGATGAAGCGAAGCAGGATTTAGGCAAAAGCTACAGTTATACTTCCGACTATCTGTTGTATAACAAATGCCCGAGAAATTACATGATCTTCAAAAAATATGGCTTTGTACCTTCCCGTTCCCAAACAATGCTGTTTGGCTCATTGGTGCACCAAACGATTGAAGATCTGCATCACTTATTAATTTATGAACGTAAAAACGCTGCTGTATGA